From Caloenas nicobarica isolate bCalNic1 chromosome 18, bCalNic1.hap1, whole genome shotgun sequence, a single genomic window includes:
- the USH1G gene encoding pre-mRNA splicing regulator USH1G yields the protein MNDQYHRAARDGYLDLLKEATKKDLNSPDEDGMTPTLWAAYHGNLDALRLIVSRGGDPDKCDIWGNTPLHLAAANGHLNCLSFLISFGANIWCLDNDYHTPLDMAAMKGHMECVRYLDSIAAKQSSLNPKLVSKLKDKAFRDAERRIKDCVKLQKKHHERMEKRYRKEMSDNSDTMSFSSYSSSTLSKKFQHMSMVTSLPYSQATIHGTAKGKTKIQKKLEKKKQVDGTFKIYEDGRKSVRSLSGLQLGNDVMFVKQGTYASPKEWTRRNIRDMFLTDEDTVSRAISDPGLHMDSAHSEVSTDSGHDSLFNRPGLGTMVFRRNYVSSGLFGIGQEDAGTLGEDNTDGVGVKLRSRLQRSPSLNDSIGSANSLQERNAEELPWDEVELGLDDDDEPDTSPLETFLASLHMFEFISVLKKEKIDLEALMLCSDNDLKSINIPLGPRKKIVDAIQRRRQTLEKPDVIVDTEL from the exons ATGAACGACCAGTACCACCGAGCAGCCCGGGATGGGTACCTGGACCTCCTGAAGGAAGCCACCAAGAAGGACCTGAACTCGCCGGACGAGGATGGCATGACCCCCACGCTATGGGCTGCCTACCACGGCAACCTGGACGCCCTGCGCCTCATTGTCAGCAGAGG GGGCGATCCGGACAAATGTGACATCTGGGGGAACACCCCGCTCCACCTGGCAGCAGCCAACGGCCACCTGAACTGCCTTTCCTTCCTCATCTCTTTTGGGGCCAACATCTGGTGCCTGGACAACGACTACCACACGCCGCTGGACATGGCAGCCATGAAGGGACACATGGAGTGTGTGCGTTACCTGGACTCCATCGCTGCCAAGCAGAGCAGCCTCAACCCCAAGCTGGTGAGCAAACTGAAGGACAAGGCCTTTCGGGATGCGGAGCGGAGAATTAAGGACTGTgtgaagctgcagaagaaacacCATGAAAGGATGGAGAAACGGTACAGAAAGGAGATGTCGGATAATTCAGACACCATGAGCTTCTCTAGCTATTCAAGCAGCACCTTAAGCAAGAAGTTCCAACACATGTCTATGGTGACTTCCCTGCCATACTCACAAGCCACTATCCATGGCACAGCCAAGGGAAAGACGAAAATACAGAAGAAGCTAGAGAAGAAGAAGCAGGTGGATGGGACGTTCAAGATCTACGAGGATGGGAGGAAAAGCGTGCGGTCCCTATCTGGTCTGCAGCTGGGGAACGACGTCATGTTTGTGAAGCAGGGCACATACGCCAGCCCCAAGGAGTGGACTCGGCGTAACATCAGAGACATGTTCCTCACAGATGAAGACACTGTCTCCCGTGCCATAAGCGACCCAGGCTTGCACATGGACTCAGCCCACTCAGAAGTCAGCACCGACTCTGGCCACGACTCCTTGTTCAACCGCCCTGGGCTGGGCACTATGGTGTTCCGCCGCAACTACGTCAGCAGTGGGCTTTTTGGGATCGGCCAGGAGGACGCTGGCACGCTGGGTGAAGACAACACGGATGGGGTAGGTGTCAAACTGCGGAGCCGCCTGCAGCGCTCGCCAAGTCTCAACGACAGCATTGGCAGTGCCAACAGCCTGCAGGAGAGGAACGCGGAGGAGCTGCCCTGGGACGAGGTGGAGCTGGGCttagatgatgatgatgaaccaGACACCAGCCCCTTGGAGACTTTTCTGGCTTCACTGCACATGTTTGAGTTCATCTCCGtcttgaagaaggaaaagattgACTTGGAGGCCCTCATGCTGTGTTCAGATAACGACCTGAAGAGCATCAATATCCCCTTGGGCCCCAGGAAGAAGATTgtggatgccatccagaggcgACGGCAAACACTGGAGAAGCCAGATGTCATTGTAGACACTGAACTGTAA